The Setaria viridis chromosome 9, Setaria_viridis_v4.0, whole genome shotgun sequence sequence GCGGAGGCGCGTGTTAGTGATGGATCATGGCACCCTCCGCACCGGCAGTGGGAGCGGGTCGTTGGGCTTCATCTTGTTCATGAAGGAGATGGCGATCTGGAGCATCTTCTGGAACTCGGTGAGGCTCTGCACGATGATGAGGCGCACGTCGCCGTTGAGGTCCTTGCAGCTGACGGTGCAGGACGACACGTCGGTGAAGGAGCGCGACGCCAGCGTCTTGGCCACCTCGTGGTTCCCGGACCGCAGCGCCGCCGAGGCGCCGTGGAGCTTCTGCATGGCGCTGCTCATGGTGACGCTGCAGTTGCCGAGGCACTTGCGGAAGTCGGGCACGCCGGTGTTGAACCCCGGGAGCTTGCCCTCGAAGATggacgccgccaccgcgccggcctCTGACGCCGCCTGCAGGGCCACCGCCACCAGAGCCTTCACGTCCACCTGCCCCGGGGCGCCCGCGATGCTGGCGCcctgccccggcgccgccgacgcgatCGCGTTCTGGATGTCGAGGAGTCGCTGCCCCAGCTCGCCCACGCACAGCTCCGGGAAGGGACCCGTCATGCAGGTCGCCACGATCGGGCTCGCGCCGGGCGACACGCGCGCGCAACCGGCGGCGTGGTGGAGGGCGGAGACGCAGAGGAACAGGAGGAGCAGGGACGTGCCCGTGGACGCCGCCATGATCTTCACCTCGTTCGAGCGATCTCTTCTTTGCCTGCTTGTGCTAGCAGAGACTTGTGCAGCAGCATCACTCCACCGCTCGCGCAGATATATGCGTCGACGGATCACTCAGGGAGTGGCTCTTCGACGGTGTGGTCGGGAGGCTTTTCCGACGATGGGGATGCATGGATGCGCGCGCGCATGGGAGGCCGCGCGAGAGCACAGGAATCGGGTCGCGCTCCGAAGCATTCCCGGGCGTTTCCTATTGTTTTCTTGGTTTGCATGCCATTGCGTGGTCTGAATGTCTCTGAGTCTGAACTCTGATCCATCATCCTACCCCTTGCCGTGTGCTAAGCACCAACGCACGGGAAGTCCCGACGTGCATCTGACTACGCGATCAGCGGCGGCAGGGAGAACTGGAGTTCGCTGACCGTTGACGAGAAGGCCACCTGGTACCTGGAGAAGATAAGGGAATAACAGCACATTCTCTCCATTTCTGCAGTGTACTGCTCTGTTTTTTTAAGGGTACAAGGACCTGCTACCTGAATCATACACGTACATGTGTGCACGTCTAAAGGAAGGGATTGGACATTCAGTGTGCCGGAAACACACAGTACTGAACAACTGAGCATAAAACTTGTGTGCTGTAAGCTGTAACCCGTGAAAGAACACGCAATGCAGGCGCGAAAGAAACGTTGCTTAGGTTCAGGTTACGTCGCGTTGATGGCGTGATGCTAAATGAAAGAGCTTGGTTGGCCCCAGCTAGTCCAAGTTGGCGATGACAAAAACAAAAGGTGAGATTAGTAACGCGATCCAAAAGTCGTGTACGACTTCTGCAAAATGGATGGTATCATCGGAAGATGATAGCTGCTGGCATCGAACTCTTTTGTTTTTTGGTCTGAAAATGCACTTACCTGAAACATTTACTTATGGAACATTATAGGGATACAATACCTTTGAAAGTCGTGCATGACTGATGCAAAAATGATACAATAAAAAAATCATCGAAGATGGCTTGCGCATTTGATTACTGGCAACATATTTGACTTGTTAGACGGAACATGGCAAGATAGATGATTCTTTTTGATGCTGGTATCGATCTCTAATATGTCGTAGTGTGTTGTCTTATTGTCGTAGCTGCCGTTGACAACCACCCATGCATGTGGCCACCACCAGCAGTTGGGCGCAGACGTTGCTTGGCAAAGCTAACAAAATTCCAGAAAATCTACAAACCAGCAACGACCCCGCTGCTGAACGTTGTTTCGTCTCTGAAAAGGATTGGGAGATGAAGTTGAATGGGATTagcagttttttttcccttccgaTGATGACAGGGAGATCAATTAGCACTTGAGCAACACTTCATTTGACTTCCGAACCACTTGCTTGcaatcctcttcttcttcttttttttattccagacaATGGACCCCAAGAAATACAATAATAACAAAAATTGGAACGTACACTCCGTACTGAAGATGATGTTCACATGCACATTTGTTTTGGGCTGAAAGAAATTAAACACACACACATCTCTCTGGCTTGCCAATCCTGGCAATACATTACATCACAATAACCCCCGTCACCATACAAATTAGAACAAACACAGCCTTTGGACATGTAACAATTCACCATGCAAACGACTCCACAGTTGATGATCGATCAGCGGCCCATCCCCTGTGCCGCCGGCGCGTACATGGCttgtccggcgccggcgccgcgctgggCGTTGAGGTCCCATCCGAGTTCGGGGTCGAAGCCGCGGGCCTTGAGCTCCTTGTACTGCTGGCAGAGCGCGCAGGGCTCGCAGCAGAAGTGGACGCAGCAGTCGCAGCAGGGGTTCTCCGGGAGGCCGAACTGAGCGCGCATCTTGGAGCGGTAGGTGCAGGAGTAGATCCACTGGCACCCCGTGAGGTAGGCCAGCAGCGCGTACAGCGCCCCGCTCGTCCCGCACGACGTCGCGCCCCGGTCCACGATCTCGGCGACGCGCCCGAACGTGATGCACGGGCACCAGCACGTCAGGCAGCACAGCCCGCAGTCGTCGAAGCAGTCGAAGAGCCCCGAGGACCACTGGCTGGTGGCGTTgccggcggcgacaggcggGCCGCCCACGGGGACGCCggtcaccggcgccgccgccgccgcgtcgctggGCTTCGCCGGATACATCGTCTTGGTCGGACGCTGGGGTGTGGAGCGAGCTGGCGTTGCTTGTAACAGCTAGCTAGCACACGTACAGAGCAGAGCACAGAGCTGCAGCCGTGTCTTCTTGCACGGTGCCAAGTCGCGTTTGCGCTTGCCGTTGCTGGGGATGAAGGAGCGAGCCGTGGTGCTCTTATATAGGGGCCGGTGGCGAGCAAGTGGCGCATCGGTCTGATCCGGTTCGGCGGTTCGCCCAGCCAGCCAGAGGGGTGGTCTCGTTGACCAGCCGGTGCAGGAGCTTGGCCGCAGTGCGCGGTGAAGACGACAGGGAACTCTCCTCCGCACTGCACATGGGCCTCCGCCCCCTCCTTTTCGGTTGCGGGTGCGTTTGATCTGATCAATTCGTTGGCGCGTAACGTGTTTGTGGCAATACCAAAGTCTGCGGTCGTCGACGCCTGCGTACGCAACGAGGAACGACCGGGTTCGGCGAGTGCGCGTCCGTGGAGTGAATCCATGCGCTCGGACTCTTGGGGGGCCACACCAAAATTTCCTCTCCATCTTCGCCTGCTTCTTGTCCAGTTGCGCGTATGCTCGTTCGTTCGGCTACTCCTCTTCCCTCGTTTTTGCCCAGGTCAATGAGGGCCTATAGAGGTATTTTTCTTTCCATTAAATTCCAGGTCCAAAGAAACTGTATTGTACTACAGTATGTTTCTTTTTCCAAGCCCAGCGAGAAACTGTATTGTATTGGCAGCCTAGCGAGAGCAACTGCCATAGCAGCCTAGCGACAGCAACTGGCTGTTAGTTtgctgtagctgctgctgcagcagcagcagcttgccGAGCAGGCTATATAAAGTCAGAAGCACCATGCATCCAATTGTACGAAATCCGTAGACTTAATGCAAATGAGCTCAACTCGAGCCCTACTACACCGAGTCAATAGGATTGTTAACTTAGTCATGGGCTCATGGACTCGTCGTTTTGGTGTATGTATAATAACCCCGTCGTCAGCTCTAAATGAAATTGCTGAGCAGCCAAGGATCGATGGCTGCTGGCTATGATAACCAATGCAAGCAACCACTTCCTCACAAAAATAACGAAATCAGCTTACATCATTCGATGCATCCTTTGGGTGCTCATCAAGATCGTTAGACACCAGAGTACCAAACACATTTTAAAGTTGTGTGGGAGCacacaataaaaaaaaaacacacgtCAATGACGTACAGTTTGCAACGTGCACTATCTTATGTACAATTATAGTTTAATCGTATCGAGTAGAGTAGCTAGGCAGGCGTGCAAGTGCAGCAGCTTCTGTGCCCTTTCCTTCTTCCAATCCAAACGCGGCCAGCCTACTTCCATCTTTTGGATAGGCGGAGAACCCACCCATTGCAACTTGCATAGGCGACGCCGCCATACCAGTATACCTCTGGTCCGCTGCGACCGCCGAAGTGCTCCTCCTTTTTTTCATAACTCTTTATTTATGGACAGAGTTACGAACATATTAAGGTGGATTTAACGGTCAAACTTGTCTACCAAACTCAACATAAATTGCACTCCTTACAATGGTGTGAGCATCCATATTGGAGCGCCTGATTTCATGAACAAAATCAGCTGTGCCAAACTGTACTGTTGTAGCCTTTATCTTCCTGAAGATATGGCCATGAACGGCCATTTCTCCCTCCTTGATTCCTCTTATCACATTAACATTATTCGAGGCTAGCTTGAAGTATTGAACCATGAGGTCACTCGCCAACGCCAGGCCTTCCCTGCACATAATAGCCTCGATGATCTCTGCATTTGAGAATTCACGAATCACCAACGCAGACGCTCCAAGAAAGTTTCCTGCAACGTCCCTAGCAATGGCAGCCGCCACTTTCTTGCTTCAATTCTTCAAAGTGGCTGCATTGATATTGATTTTAACAAGATCCGGTGGTGGAGGGATCCACGAGGTGGGACACCTTGGGATACATCTCACCGACGTCGCCTGCACTGTCTTAATCATCTCTAGGTCAGCTATAAAATTGTTCACAAAACAGTGAGTAGATAAAGGACTCTGAAAAGAGTTCTCGTGGATCGCCTTCCTACGAGAATACCAGATGGCCCAAAGAGTGACCACCATCCTCGTCAGATCCTCATGCTTTAGTGACCTGATAATAGCCGCTAACCATCCCTTAGGCTCAGTCTCCTGAGTTTCACTCATCAGCTATGTAATTTCCTCGCGTTCCAAAGCCCACACGCATTTCGCCGTATTGCACTATATCAATGAGTACTTCCAAGAATCAGGCATACCACAGATCGAATAGGTGCTTTGAGTAGCCATGCTCCTATGGTGCAGTACATCATCTGATGACAAGGAGTGATGAGCAAGTCTCCATAAGAATACATGTATGTTTGATGGTACTTTAACCTGCCATAGTGACTTCCATTCATTTTTCTCGAACCTTAAATATGATCTCCCAGCAATATTCTCTAGCTCGTTCTTTATTTACAACTAACATCTTGTAAGCTAAACGAACTAAGAAAATACCCCTCTTTTCATGGTGCCATGCCCAGAAATCCCCTTATCTCCAAGTGCAGAGGGGTATATTCAGAATAGCCTCAACATCATACGGACAAAAAACAACATGAAGCTTTTGGACGTCTCATGAGACCGTCGTGTGATCTATCAGCTCGCTAACCATCTGCGGAGGATCTGTCAAGTCCATCCTAATGGGGCGAAGATAATTTGCTCCCGGAATCCAATTTATATTCCATAAGTGTGTTGATTCTTCGGTTccaatcctcctaattaatccCCGCTCTAGAACTTCCCTGCCATCAAGTATGGATCGCCATATCCGAGAGGGACAAGACCCAGATTAGCATATAAGAAATTCACATTTGGAAGTAAACTGCTTTTAAAATTCACACACTTAACAAGATCTCATTCATGAGAATGCGCCATGCCTTGTTCCGCTGTAACATAAGATTAAATAGCTCAATATCTCTTAAGCCCAAGCTATCCATGCACTTTGGTTTGATCGTCTCATCCTAAGCGACCCAATACGTGCTCCTTTTTCCATCCTTGCTACCCACCAAAAGTTCATCAATAGTACTGATGTGATAGCATAAACCTCTAGAGGCGCATCCCTGCGCAATACGGTATTGATACGCACGGACACAGTCCGACTAAACACGCAGAAAGGGCCCAACCCATAGCCAGGTTCCTGGCCCAGAAAAAAGGATGGAGATGAAGTAGCCCAAGTTCATTCAGCCCAGCAAAGCTAATCCATCATgttctcaaaaaagaaaaaggcaatCCATCATGCTTGAAAATCTtattgtggcggtggtggcttgAAAGGAACCGGGTTAGAGAAGGGTGAGCGCGGGAGAACAGCAACGGACTTGGCTTACATTGTGGCATCTCAATCTGACGAGTTTCTGAAATTAGCCATGAAGGAACACAAGCCCCCACCTGAAAGGAGTACGCATTGGTCAAGACCAATAGAGGATACACTTAAAATCAATTCTGATGGTGCCTATAATGGAAGCACGAGTGATGGAGGGTGGGGCTATGCGATTAGAGACAGTAGTGGGGAGGTGATTCGTGCTGGTGCTGGCCGTGTGCCATATCTGATGGATGCTTTCCATGCTCAAGTTCTGGCATGCTTGGCTGGGATTAAAGCAGCAGGTGACAGGGGAACGATGAAGGTAGAGGCTGAAACAGATTCACTTATGCTCAAGATGGCGATTGAAGGGAGGGAGTTCTCTCTAGCACCAGCAGGAGGGCTAATCCACGAGATCAAGTCAATTATCTCGAATTGTTTTATGCAATTTTCAGTAGTCTGTAATAAAGCAGCGCATGCTTTGGCAGCGCGTGGGTGTAAGTGTTCTCCAATTGCCGACCTGCATTGGGACGGTGTGCCTGAGGGTACGGAGAACCTGGTAGCCAGCGATATCGCTGAGTCCTTAAGTTAATGGAATCACTATTCCAATAAAAATAATCTTTTTTCCCAAAcatgaagattttttttatttctaatcATTTCCTACAAGAACTAGATGAACATCAAGCGCCTAAGGCTTTACATGTCAATACGAACAAATAATTTTGCAGCAACCTAATCAAATTAATAATGAACAAACATATATGGCGCGCGCGAATTAATTAATTACTAACAAGCTGATCTCACGGCTTTGCCGGCGCCGGGCCCGGCGCGTCGTCCCCGCCGGTGACCCGCTTGAGGAGCGCGAGGGTGACTGCCATGAGGTTCTCGAAGTCCTTGTTCTTGGCGAGGAGCGCGGCCTTGACGGGTGTGTTGGCGGCGCCCTTGCAGCTCTGGTCGCAGTTCCAGGCGTCCTGCTCCGCGGTGTCGAGGAAGAGCTTGACGTCCTTGAGCTTGGCATCGTCGACCCCGCCCTCGGAGTCGTCGAGGTGGGAGAGCGCCTCCTCGATGTCCTCGGCGCACTCGTTCAGGCACTGCCACATCCCGTTGTCCTTCACCACGTCCATCTCCTTGCGCGCGtagtcgcccgccgccgcgcccgcgtcgGATGCCGCGCGgatcgccgcctccgccaggtcccgcggggtggcggcggcgcccatcCTGGCCACCGCGTCCTTCTGGAGCGCGCTCACGCACGCCTCCGGGTGCGGCGTCGCGGCGCAGGAACCCTTgaggtcggcgccggcgcccgtgcCGAGGGACGCGGAGAGGAAGAGCGCCACGACCACGGCCAGGATGGTGCTGCAGTACCAGCTCATGGCCGATCTCGCCTCCATGGCCGACCAAATGGTGGTTGGATTCAGATGGGTGATCGGAGCGGGCAGGCGAGAAATAGAATGCACGGCTGGCGCGCGGGAGCATAGATATATGCGCGGCGGAGCTAGTTCGACGGAGCGGCCGAGGAGGCCGCGCCACCGTCTCGTAGGCACCTGCGGCCGGGAGCGTTTTGCGAGCCAACATCTGTGCATGGCGTTGGCACGGGCCATGCATGGGGGAGATGGAGCTGCCTGGAGCGACGGTGTCAACTCGATCGCGCCTGGTTTCTGGTAGCCTAGCAGCTAGCAGGCCGGCGTTCAACCCTGTCGGGGGGCctcgggggtggacggtatttcactTACCGTCCACACCTTGGGTCCCTACAAACCGTCCGATCGGACACGTGCGGCCCTCATTTGCACCTTGACCCGGTCATTTTCTGCCTCGACGCCGGCCTCTGTCGGAGGGCGCTGGCAGTCTCACCGCCGCTCCGTTTTCAGGCGCGGCGGAACGTTTGTTGCTTGGCTTCAAGCACTCGCGCTCGCCCAGTTGACGCCTGATGGCTGACGCTCGTGGAGACCTCATTGGCGACCAACGCGGTGACTGCTTGGTGCCTTGGTCCATGTCGGCATGACCGGCGCGCAGCAGGAAGAGGGATGACAGTTAACTTGCAAGGATGCATGATAAAACCGCAAGCTCTTTGCAATGGTGTCGTTCAACCTGAGGGGCGAGGGTCTTGACGTGCTCACGAACGTGTTCCAGTCCCCGACCGCTCGCGATGTCGTTCGACACTACCGACCTGCCCGGGCgcgcggcgtcgtcggccgTGTCCGCCGGCGCCTCGAGAAAAGCCATATCCGTCGACGCCACTCCGGAGATGCTCCCACGGCCGCGACGTCGGGGGCGTCAGGGACGCATGTCGCGACGCCTCACCGGCAGCCGGCGCGCACGCCGACGATGTCTTGTGGCAGATGAGAAAAGCTTGGACGGTCTTGTGCAGTCGTGGCATCGACGTTCACGTCACGTCGTGGGCGCGGGTGCGGGAGCTGGGCAGGAGCGCCGCGAGCACACGGTGAACCGCACGCGCCGCTCCAGCCATCCGAGAGATGAAGCAGAGGAGGCGTTCATGGAGCCAGAGAGCGGAAGGGTGATTTGAACCGGGGAGCTCCAAAGCAAGCAGGGGGTGACTTGATGACGCTGTTTTCCTTGAGGAACATGAGCTGCCGAGGCACGGCCGCCGGTGCGTCACAGCCCGCCTCGAGCAGGGCCAGGTCGGCCTTGCCCGCGAACACGACCGTGATGTCCATGGCGTCGAGAAAGCTCAGCGACGGCGAGCGAGAAGAGaccggaacgcggcggcgctctggcGTGGCGACTGGCGAGCCCGCGGGTGGGGgatggacggtatttcatttccCGTCCACCCCCGGAGGCCACGGAAGCCGTCGGATCGAGAACGAGCGGCACGATCCGAGCCGGCGCAGGCAAGCGGGAGCGTTTCGTGGGCCGATAGGAATCGGCTCGGCCCAGTTTACTTCCGAGGCCCAGAAAATGGATCGCCGCTCGCCGGCACTAGTGGCAGAACAAAAAGCTAAGCTTGCTTAAATTTGAAAGATCTCATGAACTGTTCATCCCATCGGCGTGAAACTCAGGACGCCACTTCTCCTGATGAATGACGAATTCTTGCTCAACTTTTTTATTGAAGTTTCAGTGTGGTATAGCCAAATTTGACTTGAAAAGTTATTTCAGTATTACAACTCTCTGCACTTTTGGATAGACATTGAAATGCATCGGTAACCGTTTCCTTG is a genomic window containing:
- the LOC117836698 gene encoding uncharacterized protein, translating into MAASTGTSLLLLFLCVSALHHAAGCARVSPGASPIVATCMTGPFPELCVGELGQRLLDIQNAIASAAPGQGASIAGAPGQVDVKALVAVALQAASEAGAVAASIFEGKLPGFNTGVPDFRKCLGNCSVTMSSAMQKLHGASAALRSGNHEVAKTLASRSFTDVSSCTVSCKDLNGDVRLIIVQSLTEFQKMLQIAISFMNKMKPNDPLPLPVRRVP
- the LOC117836699 gene encoding uncharacterized protein, which codes for MEARSAMSWYCSTILAVVVALFLSASLGTGAGADLKGSCAATPHPEACVSALQKDAVARMGAAATPRDLAEAAIRAASDAGAAAGDYARKEMDVVKDNGMWQCLNECAEDIEEALSHLDDSEGGVDDAKLKDVKLFLDTAEQDAWNCDQSCKGAANTPVKAALLAKNKDFENLMAVTLALLKRVTGGDDAPGPAPAKP
- the LOC117836700 gene encoding cell number regulator 10, with amino-acid sequence MYPAKPSDAAAAAPVTGVPVGGPPVAAGNATSQWSSGLFDCFDDCGLCCLTCWCPCITFGRVAEIVDRGATSCGTSGALYALLAYLTGCQWIYSCTYRSKMRAQFGLPENPCCDCCVHFCCEPCALCQQYKELKARGFDPELGWDLNAQRGAGAGQAMYAPAAQGMGR